The following is a genomic window from Candidatus Binatia bacterium.
CTCGTCCTCGTCGTGACGTTGGTCGGGTTGCTCTTACGTCCGCTCGGTCGGGGGGAGAGCTTCTGGGCCGCCCTCGGCGCGGCGGCGGTTCTCGCCGGCGGCCTGCTCTCGATTCGGTCGGCCGCGGGCCATCTGATGGAGGTCGCGTCGGTCGTCGGGTTTCTCGTCGCCGTCACGTTGATTGCAACGCTCGCGCAGCGAGCCGGCGTCTTCGAAGCGTTGGCGTTCGCCCTCGCGCGACGAGCGCGGGGGAGCCAGGCGCGGTTGTTCGGTCTCTTCTATCTCCTTGCGGTGGGCACGACGACGGTGCTCTCCCTCGACGCGACCGCAGTCCTCCTCACGCCGGTAGCTGTCGGGGTCGCGCGCGCGGCCGGGTTTTCGGTCTGGCCCTACGCGTTCGCCACGATTCTGGTGGCGAACGCCGGCTCCCTGCTCTTGCCGATGTCGAACCTCACGAACCTCCTCGTCGCTCGGCAGGCAGGACTGACGATCGGGACGTTCGCGTCGGAATCGGCCCTGCCGGCGACCGCCGTTCTGCTGTCGGGGTTCGTGTTTCTGCGGATTCGCTACCGCAGTGAGCTGGCCGTGCCCTTCACGGTGCCCAAGGCTCCACCGATTGCGGATCCGGCCCTGTTTCGCCTGTGTGCGAGCGTTTGCGCCGGGTTGCTGCCGGCCTTCCTCGCCGCGTCGTGGTTCGGGGTGTCGGTCGAGGAGACGGCACTGGGTGCGGCCGCCTTCCTGCTGGTCACGGTGGCGATCCTGCGGCGGGGCGCCGCGCACCCGAGGGGCTTGGTACCGTGGCCTCTCGTCGTGATGTTCGTCGGTCTCTATCTCGTCGTCGCGGCGGCGCGAGACAATGGGCTCGGCCCCGACATCGCACACTGGCTGGCGCCGTTTCGGGACGACTCGCTGTCGAGTCTGAGCGTCACGGCGCTCGTGGCCGCGCTCTGCTCGAATGTCGCAAACAACCTGCCAACCTACTTGCTCCTGGCGCCGGAGGCTTCGGGGTCGCAGCTTTTCGCAATCCTTCTCGGGACGAACGTCGGGGCGTGTCTCACGCCGATCGGCAGCCTTGCCACACTGTTGTGGCTTGACGTGCTTCGTCGAACCGCGGCGGAAGAGCCACCGTCGTGGCTGGTCTACACACGGTTCGGGATCACCGCGACGCCGGTTCTTCTAGGGGCAGGACTGCTGGGCCTGTGGCTGCGAACGCTTGTTTACTGAAACGGACGCGGTCGTTCGCGTCGCGGCCCGCCCGCGCCGCCTCTTTTTCGACGCGCTCGCATCGGTCGGTGAGACCGGCGCCGTTCGCGATTTGGATGTTCAGCCCGGGGCGCGCGTTCAACTCGAGGAGGAGGGGGCCCCGGTCGCGGTCGAGCACGATGTCGACGCCGAGGAAGCCGAGGCCGGTCATCTCGTAGCAGCGGGCGGCCAGCGCGAGGAAAGACTCCCATTCGGGGAGTTGGAGTCCGGCGACGCGGTGGCCGGTATCCGGGTGCTCGTCGATGGTCTCGTTGCCCCAGACGCCGGCGAGCGTGACGCCACTCGCGAGGTCCACGCCGACGCCGATCGCTCCCTGGTGCAGGTTCCCGCGGCCTTCGGATTGGCGGGTCGGGAGTCGGACCATTGCCATGACCGGGTAGCCGAGAACTACGAGGATCCGGACGTCCGGGACGCCCTCGTAGCTGATCTTCTCGAAGAGCGGTGAGAACAGGACCCGGTACTCGATCATCGCGAAGTCCCGCGCGCCGCCGAGGCTGTAGGCGCCGCTCACGATGTTCGACGCGTGATAGGCGACGTCGTCGTACCCGATCCACAGCCCGTTGGCCTTGCGGAACTTCTTGTTCCGCTGATTCGTGATGACGAGGATACCATCGCCGCCGGCGCCGTGCGCGGGCTTCATGGCGAAGTCCGGGTGATCCTCGACGATGCTGGGAAGGTTCCGCACGTCGTGCTGGATCTCGAGGACACCGTACAAGGGAGGTGTCGGCACGCCGTGTTTCGCCGCGAGGGTCTTGGTGCGGAGCTTGTCGTCGACGAGGGGGAACAGCTTTCGCGGGTTGTACCGGAAGATTAGGTCCCGATTGCGTTGGTTGATCCCGAGCACATGCGCCTTGCGCAGGCCACGGAGTCGGTTGAGCAACGCCATCTCAGACGCGCCCACCGAACGCGCGGAAGCGGGTGAGCTCCATCAGTCGGTAGCCGCGATAGGAGCCCGCGAGCAGGAGGAGGGCGACGAGAATCAACAGAGTTCCGGGGAAGGTGACGACGAGGTGGGTCACTGTGGGGTTGGTCATCGCAAGGTAGGCGAGTGCCGCGGCAAAGAGACTCCCGAGTGCGACGAGGAAGGCGCGCGGCCCTCCCCGCTCTTCCCACGTGATCGACATCCGCTCGATGGTCATGGCGATGATGACCATCGGGAACAGCGCGACGGACAGGCCTCGCTCGATTCCGAGCCGATGGGAGACCACGCTGATCCCGGCCATGGCCAGGACGACGAGCGTCAACATAACGGCTAGGCGGGAGACCAGCAGGAGTTTCAGCTGATCGAGCGCTGCCCGAATCGTCATGCCGATTACGAGCAGAAGCCCGAACAACAGCATGCCCCAGAGAAGCTCCGTTTCGCGGAAGGCGAGGGCGATGAGTGCCGGCATGAACGTGCCGAACGTTTCGATCCCGACGAACACGCGCAGAAGGACGATGATCCCAACGCCGACGGGCAGGACAAAGAGCACTTGGTAGAGTTGTTGGGTTTGGAGAGGGAGGCTCAGAAGAGAAAACTCGATCCACCCGGAGGACCGCCGGTGTCCGACCTCATCGGCGAGCGCGAGGGTCGGGGCGGACTCCTCGGCGATGCTGAACGAGACGTGCGGCTGGCTGCCCCCTTCGACGCTGAGGAGCGGCTCATCGCCTTGCCACCAGACGAGAACGTCGTTGGGGTCCGATCGGCCCGCCGTGATGGGCTCGTAGTACGCCCACTTCGCA
Proteins encoded in this region:
- a CDS encoding ArsB/NhaD family transporter; translation: MSREMASLLVLVVTLVGLLLRPLGRGESFWAALGAAAVLAGGLLSIRSAAGHLMEVASVVGFLVAVTLIATLAQRAGVFEALAFALARRARGSQARLFGLFYLLAVGTTTVLSLDATAVLLTPVAVGVARAAGFSVWPYAFATILVANAGSLLLPMSNLTNLLVARQAGLTIGTFASESALPATAVLLSGFVFLRIRYRSELAVPFTVPKAPPIADPALFRLCASVCAGLLPAFLAASWFGVSVEETALGAAAFLLVTVAILRRGAAHPRGLVPWPLVVMFVGLYLVVAAARDNGLGPDIAHWLAPFRDDSLSSLSVTALVAALCSNVANNLPTYLLLAPEASGSQLFAILLGTNVGACLTPIGSLATLLWLDVLRRTAAEEPPSWLVYTRFGITATPVLLGAGLLGLWLRTLVY
- a CDS encoding alpha-L-glutamate ligase-like protein, whose product is MALLNRLRGLRKAHVLGINQRNRDLIFRYNPRKLFPLVDDKLRTKTLAAKHGVPTPPLYGVLEIQHDVRNLPSIVEDHPDFAMKPAHGAGGDGILVITNQRNKKFRKANGLWIGYDDVAYHASNIVSGAYSLGGARDFAMIEYRVLFSPLFEKISYEGVPDVRILVVLGYPVMAMVRLPTRQSEGRGNLHQGAIGVGVDLASGVTLAGVWGNETIDEHPDTGHRVAGLQLPEWESFLALAARCYEMTGLGFLGVDIVLDRDRGPLLLELNARPGLNIQIANGAGLTDRCERVEKEAARAGRDANDRVRFSKQAFAATGPAVLPLEEPASR
- a CDS encoding UUP1 family membrane protein, which gives rise to MRSARVALTTLVAILLFIGTGMTLYQVFVLGLPLEPGTSQELWTVEAQIGFRARAGQPVLAQLQIPALRGDLVELSESFVSRNYGVSVEVAGPNRKVLWSIRRASGDQALYYRVALGPRVGITPASASAPSTVTPPELEGAEQVAVQTLLEVIRSQSANIRTFTAETIRRLNDRDDDNARILVGRTSSPLAVARAAVLVLNSARIPAHLVHALPLREGTRIDPEVLVASHNGAKWAYYEPITAGRSDPNDVLVWWQGDEPLLSVEGGSQPHVSFSIAEESAPTLALADEVGHRRSSGWIEFSLLSLPLQTQQLYQVLFVLPVGVGIIVLLRVFVGIETFGTFMPALIALAFRETELLWGMLLFGLLLVIGMTIRAALDQLKLLLVSRLAVMLTLVVLAMAGISVVSHRLGIERGLSVALFPMVIIAMTIERMSITWEERGGPRAFLVALGSLFAAALAYLAMTNPTVTHLVVTFPGTLLILVALLLLAGSYRGYRLMELTRFRAFGGRV